CGGGCTGCGATGTTCGGCACGCGCCCACCCGCGGCCGGCCGCCTGGTTGGGCTGGCCGCCTCGCGCTCGGCCTCCTCGATCTCCCGGTTGACCATGTACAGGTAGGCTTCGTAGTCGCCCCGGTAGTTCACCACCCGCTGGTCGCGGACCTCGACGATGCAGGTCGCCACGCGCTTCATGAAATGACGGTCGTGGCTCGTGAAGACGACCGTGCCTTGATATTCCACGAGCGCTTCCGCCAGCGCTTCGATCGTGTCGACGTCTAAATGGTTGCCCGGTTCGTCGAGGACCAGCACGTTGTATTGGCCCAGGAGCAGGCCGGCCATGCAGAGCCGCGCCCGCTCGCCCCCGGAAAGGACCTCGATCCGTTTTTTCACCTGGTCGCCGCGAAACAGCATCGCCCCCGCCAAATCGAGGATCCGCTGCGCCTTGGTGCCGGGCGCGGCTTGATACTCGAGGTAGTCGAGCACCGTTTGCCGCTCGGGCAGGCTGGTGTAGACGTGCTGGGCATAGATGCCCAGCTGCGTGCCATAGCCCCAGCTCACCTCGCCGGCCAGCGGTTCGAGCGACGAGACGACGGAGCGCAAAAACGTCGTCTTGCCTTGGCCGTTGTCGCCAACGATGGCGGCCCGGGAACCATGCTCGAGTTCCAGGTCGATGCCCTGGGCCACGGTGTGATCGGGGTATCCGATCGACAGCCCCTTGCAGCGCAGCACGGTGCCCTTGCGGGGTTCGACCTGCGGCGCGCGGATCGTTGCGGTGGGCTCGTCGCCGGCGATCTCGATCAGCTCCAAACGCTCCAACTGCTTGCTTTTCGACTTGGCCCGGGTGGCCGTGCTGGCGCGAGCCTTGTTCTTGGCGACAAACTCCTCGATCCGCTTGCGCTTCGCGAGGACCGTGGCGTTGACGCGCTCGTCGTGCTCGCGCCGCTCGCGCTCGAATTCGAGAAAGGCGTCGACCTTGCCCGGGTACACCGTGAGTTTGCCCCGGGCCAGGTTCAGTGTCTGGCCGCAAACCGAGTTGAGAAAGGTCCGGTCGTGCGACACGACCAGGCAGGCCTCTTTGAAGCCGCGGAGGAAGTGTTCGAGCAAGATCTGGGTGCGCAGGTCGAGAAAGTTCGTCGGCTCGTCCAGCAGCAGGAGGTTCGGCTCGTGGAGCAGCAGTGCGGCCAGTTTGACGCGCGTCTGCCATCCGCCCGAAAGTTGTGCGACCGGCCCCTCGAGGTAGGCTCCCTTGAGCTCGAACTGGCCGGCAACCTCGCCGCATTTCCAGTCGGGTTGGCCGCTGTCGCGCATGAGAAAATCCCAGGCCGACTCGCGGGGCAGAAACGGATCGTGCTGGCGAAGATATCCCAAGCGCAGCTTGGGATGCAGGATGATCTCGCCCCGGTCGAGTTCCTCCTCGCCGAGGAGGATCCGCAGCAGCGTGCTTTTGCCCGCGCCGTTCCGGCCGATGAAGCCCACTTTGGCGTCGTCGGTAAGCACCGCTTCGGCATTGTCGAGCAACACCTGATCGCCGTAACTCTTCGAGGCATTGCGAATTTGAACCAGGACGGCCATACGATGCGGCACCGAGTTGTAGTTCGGGAGGGAAGAGGGAAACTGTCGTTCCGGGCGACGGGGCGGGCGAAGCCGCTGGCCTGGGAGCATATGTGTTCCGCGGGCCTCCCCCGGTGCCGCCTGGCAATCGACGCGCCGCCAGCCTGCCAAGGTGCCATCAGGCAATAAAAAAAGCCCGGAATCGCACTTCGCGGCGCGGGACGACCTATCTTACTCGCGAGGCCCCGTCAGCGGCGAGGTCAGAACGCCGCAGTCTTCACCGGGTTCCCGACCGACCTGGCCCGGAAACGCCCTTGCGCAGCATGCTCGGCGTCAAACCACCGGGCCGGCAGCGCGGCTCTCCGTGAGACTCCGGTACCCCAACGCCTCCGTCGAGGGTGCTTCAATCTCTGGCCCTCGCTTCGAACGGGCCGCTTGATTTGGAACAGGTTTTTGCCGCGGTTTCTTTGCCTTTATAGTACGAATGCCCACTGGCACTCGTCAGCTGGCAGCGCGACGTCCGCAACGACGAACCGTCGACCAACAGGTAGGCAAACACGGGGGCTTTCCGTTGCGCAGACGTATCACGGATTCAGCCTCTACATCGATCGCCGGCTGTATCGGCGGGAGCATTGCCCTGGTCGTGGGAATCGCCTGGTCCGGTTTCGCGGCCACGACAGGCGGACCGCTCTT
This window of the Pirellulales bacterium genome carries:
- a CDS encoding ATP-binding cassette domain-containing protein, which gives rise to MAVLVQIRNASKSYGDQVLLDNAEAVLTDDAKVGFIGRNGAGKSTLLRILLGEEELDRGEIILHPKLRLGYLRQHDPFLPRESAWDFLMRDSGQPDWKCGEVAGQFELKGAYLEGPVAQLSGGWQTRVKLAALLLHEPNLLLLDEPTNFLDLRTQILLEHFLRGFKEACLVVSHDRTFLNSVCGQTLNLARGKLTVYPGKVDAFLEFERERREHDERVNATVLAKRKRIEEFVAKNKARASTATRAKSKSKQLERLELIEIAGDEPTATIRAPQVEPRKGTVLRCKGLSIGYPDHTVAQGIDLELEHGSRAAIVGDNGQGKTTFLRSVVSSLEPLAGEVSWGYGTQLGIYAQHVYTSLPERQTVLDYLEYQAAPGTKAQRILDLAGAMLFRGDQVKKRIEVLSGGERARLCMAGLLLGQYNVLVLDEPGNHLDVDTIEALAEALVEYQGTVVFTSHDRHFMKRVATCIVEVRDQRVVNYRGDYEAYLYMVNREIEEAEREAASPTRRPAAGGRVPNIAAR